In the Olleya sp. Hel_I_94 genome, one interval contains:
- a CDS encoding fumarylacetoacetate hydrolase family protein, with protein MKLICIGRNYTDHIKELENEKPTDPVVFIKSDNAILLKKQPFFIPDFSNDVHHEVEVLVKITKLGKHIDKKFAHKYYDQLSVGIDFTARDLQKQLKEKGLPWEKAKSFDGAAVIGKWIDKSEFSDVDSLNFRLEKNSSVVQTANTSLMLWKIDELIEYVSKYFTLKIGDIIFTGTPSGVGKVVANDKLKGYLEDKELFSITVK; from the coding sequence ATGAAATTAATTTGTATCGGTCGTAACTACACAGATCATATCAAAGAATTAGAAAACGAAAAACCTACAGATCCTGTAGTGTTTATTAAGTCTGATAATGCCATACTTTTAAAAAAACAACCTTTTTTTATTCCAGATTTTTCAAACGATGTGCATCATGAAGTTGAGGTTTTAGTTAAAATTACCAAACTAGGAAAACATATTGATAAAAAATTTGCTCATAAATATTATGATCAATTAAGTGTAGGAATAGATTTTACTGCGCGTGATTTACAAAAACAATTAAAAGAAAAAGGTTTACCATGGGAAAAAGCTAAATCTTTTGATGGAGCTGCAGTAATTGGTAAATGGATTGATAAGTCAGAATTTTCTGATGTAGATAGTTTAAATTTTAGGTTAGAGAAAAACTCAAGTGTGGTTCAAACCGCAAACACAAGCCTTATGCTTTGGAAAATTGACGAATTGATAGAATATGTCTCAAAATATTTTACTTTAAAGATTGGAGATATTATATTTACGGGAACACCTTCAGGAGTTGGCAAGGTAGTTGCCAATGATAAATTAAAAGGTTATCTAGAGGATAAAGAACTATTTTCTATAACAGTTAAATAA
- a CDS encoding 3'-5' exonuclease has product MSLNLTKPICFFDLETTGINITNDRVVEISILKVFPNGNKESKTWLVNPEMPIPAVVSAIHGVTDERVANEPTFKQLAPEINAMIKDADLAGFNSNRFDIPLLAEEMLRADLDFDMKGRVAVDVQTIFHKMEQRTLGAAYKFYCDKSLENAHTAEADTLATYEVLKAQVERYDELENDTKFLAEFSSRKKFADFAGFISYDKEGQEVFSFGKHKGKLVTEVLDKEPGYFGWLLNADFPLYTKKVLTAIKLRALNNKF; this is encoded by the coding sequence ATGTCATTAAACTTAACAAAACCAATTTGCTTTTTCGATTTAGAAACTACAGGAATCAATATTACCAACGATAGGGTCGTAGAGATTTCTATATTAAAAGTGTTTCCTAACGGAAATAAAGAGAGTAAAACCTGGTTAGTTAATCCAGAAATGCCAATTCCAGCTGTGGTGTCTGCAATTCATGGTGTTACTGATGAGAGAGTTGCCAACGAGCCTACATTTAAGCAATTAGCACCAGAGATTAATGCGATGATTAAAGATGCAGATTTAGCAGGCTTTAATTCTAACCGTTTTGATATTCCGCTTTTAGCGGAAGAAATGCTGCGCGCAGATTTAGACTTTGACATGAAAGGTCGTGTTGCTGTAGATGTGCAAACAATTTTTCATAAAATGGAACAACGCACTTTAGGTGCAGCGTATAAGTTTTATTGTGATAAAAGTTTAGAAAATGCACACACAGCAGAAGCGGATACGTTAGCAACATACGAGGTTTTAAAAGCTCAGGTAGAGCGTTATGACGAACTTGAAAATGACACAAAATTTTTAGCCGAATTTAGTTCTCGCAAAAAATTTGCAGATTTTGCAGGTTTTATAAGTTATGATAAGGAAGGACAAGAAGTGTTTTCTTTTGGAAAGCATAAAGGCAAATTAGTAACAGAGGTTTTAGACAAAGAGCCTGGATATTTTGGATGGTTACTTAATGCAGATTTTCCGTTGTACACTAAAAAAGTGTTGACAGCAATTAAATTAAGAGCTTTAAATAATAAATTTTAA
- a CDS encoding glutaredoxin family protein, whose protein sequence is MIRNLILLLITFTTMTVYSQNNHKHVSIKEEVKGKRYELYIENTDSISYDVFLKVETNDFRRSSERPILETIPGNSKKRVLTMVKLNNTEGKYTYILVVNEVSYSLEIDKDFEIIDFKLDRALHNKEVTLYTKDDCTICPDAKHILTKNKINYTEYNLDKDTTHYDKIIKEFKSINSKSDFSQIPILKIDDKLYNNITSLDEFIQALREGLN, encoded by the coding sequence ATGATTAGAAACCTTATCCTGCTGCTTATCACTTTTACTACTATGACTGTTTACTCCCAGAACAATCATAAACATGTCTCTATAAAAGAAGAGGTAAAAGGAAAACGATATGAGCTTTATATTGAAAATACCGACTCCATATCCTATGATGTTTTTTTAAAAGTTGAAACTAATGATTTTAGACGTAGTAGTGAGCGTCCGATTTTAGAGACTATTCCTGGTAATAGCAAAAAACGTGTATTAACCATGGTGAAGCTAAATAATACCGAAGGAAAATACACCTACATTTTAGTGGTTAACGAGGTGTCTTATAGCCTAGAGATTGATAAAGATTTTGAAATTATAGATTTTAAATTAGACAGAGCATTACACAACAAAGAGGTCACACTTTACACTAAAGACGACTGCACGATTTGTCCTGATGCTAAACACATATTAACAAAAAACAAGATTAATTATACTGAATATAATCTAGATAAAGACACGACACATTATGATAAAATAATTAAAGAATTTAAATCCATTAATTCTAAAAGTGACTTTAGCCAAATCCCGATTTTAAAGATTGATGACAAACTTTACAACAATATCACTAGTTTAGACGAGTTTATTCAAGCTTTACGCGAAGGACTAAATTAA
- a CDS encoding dihydrolipoamide acetyltransferase family protein encodes MARFELKLPKMGESVAEATITSWLKEVGDTIEADEAVLEIATDKVDSEVPSEVDGVLVEVLFNVDDVVQVGQTIAIIETEGEGGATTEAVKQDNSSAPEPEAAKEVSKTIEVAQQAAAPIASNDDRFYSPLVKNMAKAEGIAQSELDAITGTGKDGRVTKNDMVTYLENRGSQPAKAAAQPATSAPAPKQQAKPQAPMQVAAGDEVIEMTRMGKLIAHHMVESTQTSAHVQSFIEADVTNIWNWRKKVKDSFAKREGQNLTFTPIFMEAIAKALRDHPMMNISVQGDKIIKKKNINLGMAAALPDGNLIVPVIKNADQLNLVGMTKQVNDLAGRAREGKLAPDDIQGGTYTVTNVGTFGSIMGTPIINQPQVGILALGAIRKVPAVIETPEGDFIGIRYKMYLSHSYDHRVVNGALGGQFVKSVKDYLESWDKNREI; translated from the coding sequence ATGGCAAGATTTGAACTTAAATTACCAAAAATGGGAGAGAGCGTTGCAGAAGCAACGATTACCTCATGGTTAAAAGAAGTTGGTGACACTATAGAAGCAGATGAGGCAGTTTTAGAAATTGCAACAGATAAGGTAGACAGCGAAGTACCAAGTGAGGTTGACGGTGTTTTAGTAGAAGTACTATTTAATGTGGACGATGTGGTTCAGGTTGGTCAGACCATAGCTATAATTGAAACAGAAGGAGAAGGAGGTGCTACAACCGAAGCTGTTAAGCAAGACAATAGTTCTGCTCCAGAACCAGAAGCTGCAAAAGAAGTCTCTAAAACGATTGAAGTTGCACAACAAGCAGCAGCTCCAATAGCATCAAACGATGATCGTTTTTATTCGCCATTAGTAAAAAATATGGCTAAAGCAGAAGGTATTGCGCAATCAGAACTAGATGCAATTACAGGAACAGGAAAAGATGGTCGTGTTACAAAAAACGACATGGTTACTTATCTAGAAAATAGAGGTAGTCAACCAGCCAAAGCAGCAGCACAACCTGCTACTTCGGCACCTGCACCAAAACAACAAGCTAAACCTCAAGCGCCAATGCAAGTTGCTGCTGGAGATGAAGTTATTGAAATGACTAGAATGGGTAAATTAATTGCTCATCATATGGTAGAGTCTACTCAAACTAGTGCACACGTACAAAGTTTTATTGAGGCAGATGTTACTAATATCTGGAACTGGCGTAAAAAAGTTAAGGATAGTTTTGCAAAACGTGAAGGTCAAAACTTAACCTTTACTCCAATATTTATGGAAGCTATTGCTAAGGCGTTACGCGACCATCCAATGATGAATATTTCTGTTCAAGGAGATAAGATTATTAAAAAGAAAAATATTAACCTTGGTATGGCAGCAGCTTTACCAGATGGTAATTTAATTGTTCCTGTTATTAAAAATGCAGATCAATTAAACTTAGTAGGTATGACTAAGCAAGTAAATGATCTTGCTGGACGTGCTAGAGAAGGTAAGTTGGCACCTGATGATATCCAAGGTGGAACTTATACTGTAACTAATGTTGGTACGTTTGGAAGTATCATGGGTACTCCAATTATTAATCAACCACAAGTTGGTATTTTAGCTTTAGGAGCAATTCGTAAAGTGCCTGCAGTTATTGAGACACCAGAAGGTGATTTTATCGGAATTCGTTACAAAATGTATTTATCGCACAGTTATGACCATAGAGTTGTAAATGGAGCATTAGGAGGACAGTTTGTTAAATCGGTTAAAGATTACTTAGAGTCTTGGGATAAAAACAGAGAGATATAA
- a CDS encoding phosphoribosyltransferase family protein yields MKVLTLNTETFEKESLKLISKLEVNPDLVVGILSGGGHVLEAIKQHPNVKSSLFEVVTLQRQSTNVKQRFLKPVLSILPYSILNWLRILESNSVKAKISNLDLEKLQDNIIAFDTVNTIAKPIKNMLIIDDAIDSGKTMFVVKSNLQQKFPKAKIKIAVLAWTIDSSIIKPDYYLYNNTLLRFPWSNDYKRK; encoded by the coding sequence ATGAAAGTATTAACATTAAATACTGAAACTTTTGAAAAAGAGAGTCTCAAATTAATTTCTAAACTTGAAGTTAATCCAGATTTAGTTGTTGGTATATTGTCAGGAGGAGGTCATGTGTTGGAAGCTATCAAACAGCATCCCAATGTAAAAAGTAGTTTATTTGAAGTAGTAACCTTACAAAGACAATCTACAAATGTTAAACAGCGCTTTTTAAAACCTGTTTTATCCATATTACCATATTCTATCTTAAATTGGCTTCGTATTTTAGAGTCTAATAGTGTGAAAGCTAAAATTTCTAATTTAGATTTAGAAAAATTACAAGATAATATTATAGCATTTGATACAGTAAATACAATAGCAAAACCCATAAAAAACATGCTTATTATAGATGATGCTATTGATAGTGGAAAAACCATGTTTGTTGTTAAAAGTAATTTGCAGCAAAAGTTTCCTAAAGCAAAAATAAAAATTGCAGTATTAGCTTGGACAATTGATAGTTCAATAATAAAACCAGATTATTATTTGTATAATAATACATTATTAAGATTTCCTTGGTCCAATGATTATAAACGAAAATAA
- a CDS encoding glycosyltransferase, with protein MEHQLAILLPHYNNIEGLTATLHSLLTETEPFTLIIIDDGSNNQKQVDGVIASFKSKLDITLIKQTKCLGVTAALNNGLNYILNQPHFKYIARLDAGDKCINNRLAKQLLALQLDPKLGLVSSYVTFTAKDNSFLFNFKPPVTHSKLQEAIYKYNPFIHPAVMYKTEVVKIIGLYPENYPALEDHAYFFKVIKHFKTMVLPELLLEYEVNPNSISNLKRKQQTKSRIKLLKDNYNYTFTATLGLVRAFATSLIPKSILLYFKKTFFYK; from the coding sequence ATGGAGCATCAATTAGCCATTTTATTGCCTCACTACAATAATATTGAAGGGTTAACTGCTACATTACATTCGTTATTAACCGAAACAGAACCGTTTACATTAATTATTATCGACGATGGTAGTAATAACCAGAAGCAAGTAGATGGCGTAATAGCTTCGTTTAAGTCCAAGTTGGATATTACCTTAATAAAGCAAACAAAATGTCTTGGTGTAACTGCAGCCTTAAATAATGGTTTAAATTATATTCTAAACCAACCTCATTTTAAATATATAGCAAGACTAGACGCAGGAGATAAGTGTATAAATAATAGATTAGCAAAACAACTGCTGGCATTACAATTAGATCCCAAGTTAGGATTAGTCTCTAGCTACGTTACTTTTACAGCTAAGGATAATAGCTTTTTATTTAATTTTAAACCACCAGTAACTCATAGTAAATTACAAGAAGCCATTTATAAATACAACCCATTTATCCATCCTGCTGTAATGTATAAGACGGAAGTTGTTAAAATTATTGGGTTGTATCCAGAAAATTATCCAGCTCTTGAAGATCATGCCTATTTTTTTAAAGTAATTAAACATTTTAAAACTATGGTGCTGCCAGAGTTATTGTTAGAGTATGAGGTTAATCCAAATAGTATTTCTAATTTAAAAAGAAAGCAGCAAACTAAAAGCAGAATTAAACTACTTAAGGATAATTATAATTATACATTTACTGCAACTTTAGGTTTGGTTAGGGCTTTTGCGACTAGTCTTATACCTAAAAGTATTTTACTATACTTTAAAAAAACTTTTTTTTATAAATAA
- the recR gene encoding recombination mediator RecR, translating into MEFSSKLLENAVNEISQLPGIGKRTALRLALHLLRQPKEHTHNLSHALLNMVNDLKLCKSCHNISDNELCDICSNPLRKDDVVCVVEDIRDVMAIENTASHKGLYHVLGGKISPMDGVGPHDLNIPSLIQKIKSGQVKELIFALSPTMEGDTTNFYIYKQIKDYSIETSTIARGISVGDELEYADEITLGRSIINRIPFESSLKL; encoded by the coding sequence ATGGAATTTTCTTCAAAACTTCTTGAAAATGCAGTAAACGAAATCTCGCAATTACCAGGTATTGGTAAGCGTACAGCTTTGCGTTTAGCTTTGCATTTGTTGCGTCAACCTAAAGAGCACACACATAATTTAAGTCATGCCTTATTAAATATGGTAAATGATTTAAAACTATGTAAATCATGCCATAATATAAGTGATAACGAACTATGCGATATTTGTTCTAATCCATTAAGAAAGGATGATGTCGTGTGTGTTGTGGAGGATATTAGAGATGTGATGGCTATAGAAAATACAGCGTCACATAAAGGGCTTTATCATGTTTTAGGTGGTAAAATATCGCCAATGGATGGTGTAGGTCCACATGATTTAAACATTCCTAGTTTGATCCAAAAAATAAAAAGTGGACAGGTTAAAGAGTTGATTTTTGCTTTAAGTCCAACTATGGAAGGTGATACAACCAACTTTTATATTTACAAGCAAATTAAGGATTATAGTATAGAAACATCAACGATTGCTAGAGGAATCTCTGTTGGTGATGAGTTGGAATATGCAGATGAAATTACCTTAGGAAGAAGTATAATTAATAGAATTCCGTTTGAGTCTTCATTAAAATTATAA